One stretch of Oscillospiraceae bacterium DNA includes these proteins:
- a CDS encoding glycoside hydrolase family 2 TIM barrel-domain containing protein produces MANEQAYFAKIAADNKATRPGLAKCPPIDFQSVDFKPSDEIAPAVIQKSYEELKKDYWDEIKTLRAYYSPFLRDLVPKARKTRKTQVLSEFDFRFETPEDNRNFENAQKGRGEWEHVKLPHYHGPVGRWTAFYRSEFKYFASADKRVWLNFLGADYIANVYLNGRYVGSHEGMFAPFKFEVTKLLRRGKNVLLVELKNDLPTTGIEGDRIDGDKIYAATGLGWDDPQTGWHHCPPGGGIYNKVFLEETPDYFINDVFMRPDIDCGTAQAWVQVFNATDENYSDRGKSGGFTLGVKIYARNFSGTAKKEVLFENIPYTGPGANDYRYEVPMGKFKTWELDRPYLYTARISLYSCDGELLDQYDKPFGMRKFSMETDCEGDKGELFFNNKKIRLRGANDMGHMQLAVCDEDWELLITDILIAKVANMNYYRFTQRPVQDEIYLYCDMLGMLNQTDLPLFGTFRRGQFYEGIRQTGEMERLVRSHPSCIMVTYINEPFPIERDGKCHRHLGRPELERWFECCDRAIKQENPDRVIKRVEGDYDPPTNEGLSDFHCYNMWYTNHALPIGRIYKNWLPAVRIGWKTGCGEYGTEGLDNYDVMTSRYPKEWLPKPGEQWLPDKIVFAQSNTMHGDWYEEQEGILNWISESQRHQAFAAKLMTDAFRRRSDKIVSTALHLLIDAWPAGWMKVLVGVDRQPKPGFFEFKNSLVPLRLNLRSDRWTAYGGETIPLECWLLNDTQEDHMNLRMVVTMRNGDQAIGSWELTSDIEAVSPKCAGIVKAMLPNVTAKIDIHFDAALYDGEKPIHNERFTVRTYPKQEAHGKAVCIGQNALTVAKSLGFETEAASYLPDHGETVLISDNKCDLSRTEKLAKSGCKIVILPPDSGTAGYQLGKKSVGYDYIYGVYDAIDGAMPFDHEDGVAFVARDPENPLTAEFGPQDFAYLYNSKKDFIDTAAVNYIKTDGFVIKPIVFTYAKAGFFEKTAGHKKKLPVAAELADNLFAVSMSIDGRTGYNPVLDKLIINLCK; encoded by the coding sequence ATGGCAAACGAACAGGCATACTTTGCAAAGATCGCCGCAGATAACAAGGCGACCCGCCCCGGATTGGCCAAATGCCCGCCAATCGATTTCCAATCCGTTGATTTCAAGCCTTCAGACGAAATTGCGCCCGCAGTGATTCAAAAATCCTACGAAGAGCTGAAAAAGGACTATTGGGACGAAATCAAAACGCTGCGGGCGTACTATTCCCCTTTTCTGCGTGATCTGGTTCCGAAAGCGCGCAAAACACGCAAAACACAAGTTCTGTCCGAATTCGATTTCCGCTTTGAAACCCCGGAGGACAACCGGAATTTCGAAAACGCCCAAAAAGGCCGCGGCGAATGGGAACACGTCAAGCTGCCGCATTATCACGGGCCGGTGGGTCGGTGGACGGCTTTTTACCGCTCCGAATTCAAGTATTTTGCCTCTGCGGACAAGCGGGTCTGGCTGAACTTTTTGGGCGCGGATTACATCGCCAATGTCTATTTGAACGGACGATATGTCGGCAGCCACGAAGGGATGTTCGCGCCGTTCAAATTCGAGGTCACAAAGCTTTTAAGACGCGGAAAAAACGTGCTGCTGGTTGAATTGAAAAACGATCTGCCGACCACAGGCATCGAAGGCGACCGCATTGACGGCGACAAGATCTATGCGGCGACCGGCCTCGGCTGGGATGACCCGCAGACCGGTTGGCACCACTGCCCACCCGGCGGCGGCATTTACAATAAGGTCTTTTTGGAAGAGACGCCGGATTATTTCATCAACGACGTCTTCATGCGCCCGGATATCGATTGCGGTACCGCACAGGCGTGGGTGCAGGTGTTTAATGCGACCGACGAGAACTATTCCGACCGCGGCAAATCCGGCGGTTTTACCCTCGGCGTGAAGATTTACGCCCGCAATTTCAGCGGAACAGCGAAAAAAGAAGTTTTATTCGAGAATATTCCCTACACCGGTCCGGGTGCGAATGACTACCGCTACGAAGTTCCGATGGGCAAGTTCAAGACCTGGGAACTCGATAGGCCGTATCTGTATACCGCGCGCATTTCCCTGTATTCATGCGACGGCGAACTGCTCGACCAATACGACAAACCGTTCGGAATGCGCAAATTTTCTATGGAAACGGATTGTGAAGGCGATAAAGGCGAACTGTTTTTCAACAATAAAAAGATCCGGCTGCGCGGTGCAAATGACATGGGCCATATGCAGTTAGCTGTCTGCGACGAGGACTGGGAACTGCTGATCACCGACATTTTAATCGCTAAAGTCGCCAATATGAACTATTACCGATTCACACAGCGGCCCGTGCAGGACGAAATTTACCTCTACTGCGATATGCTGGGTATGCTCAACCAGACCGACCTGCCGCTGTTCGGCACCTTCCGGCGCGGTCAGTTTTACGAGGGCATCCGCCAAACTGGCGAGATGGAGCGATTGGTGCGTTCGCACCCGTCCTGCATCATGGTGACTTATATCAACGAGCCGTTCCCGATTGAGCGCGACGGCAAATGTCACCGACACCTCGGTCGTCCCGAATTGGAGCGTTGGTTTGAGTGCTGCGACCGAGCAATCAAACAGGAGAATCCCGACCGTGTCATCAAGCGTGTCGAGGGCGATTACGACCCGCCCACGAACGAAGGACTTTCCGATTTCCACTGCTATAACATGTGGTATACCAATCATGCGCTGCCGATCGGACGGATCTATAAAAACTGGCTGCCTGCAGTGCGCATCGGTTGGAAAACCGGCTGCGGCGAATACGGCACCGAGGGGCTGGATAACTACGACGTGATGACCTCGCGTTACCCGAAAGAATGGCTGCCCAAACCCGGTGAGCAATGGCTGCCCGACAAGATCGTCTTCGCTCAGAGCAATACGATGCACGGCGATTGGTACGAGGAACAGGAAGGCATTCTGAATTGGATTTCCGAGAGCCAGCGGCATCAGGCATTCGCGGCCAAACTCATGACCGACGCGTTCCGCCGCCGCAGCGATAAAATCGTCTCCACCGCCCTGCATCTGCTGATCGACGCATGGCCCGCCGGCTGGATGAAAGTTTTGGTCGGCGTCGATCGTCAGCCCAAACCCGGCTTTTTCGAATTCAAGAATTCCCTCGTTCCGCTGCGTTTGAATCTGCGCAGCGACCGCTGGACGGCTTACGGCGGCGAGACGATTCCGTTGGAGTGTTGGTTATTGAATGACACGCAGGAAGATCATATGAACCTGCGCATGGTCGTCACGATGCGAAACGGCGATCAAGCAATCGGCAGTTGGGAACTGACCTCCGACATCGAGGCCGTCAGTCCGAAATGTGCCGGAATTGTCAAGGCAATGCTGCCGAATGTCACCGCTAAAATCGATATCCATTTCGATGCGGCGCTTTATGACGGCGAAAAACCGATTCACAATGAGCGTTTTACGGTTCGGACTTATCCGAAACAGGAAGCTCACGGCAAGGCGGTCTGTATCGGTCAAAATGCCTTGACGGTTGCAAAATCACTCGGGTTTGAAACCGAAGCGGCTTCTTATCTGCCCGACCATGGCGAAACCGTCTTGATCTCCGACAATAAGTGCGACCTCTCGAGAACCGAAAAATTAGCGAAAAGCGGATGTAAAATCGTGATCCTGCCGCCCGACAGCGGCACTGCGGGATATCAACTCGGTAAAAAATCCGTCGGTTACGACTACATCTACGGCGTTTATGACGCGATTGACGGCGCGATGCCGTTCGACCACGAAGATGGTGTGGCGTTCGTGGCCCGTGATCCCGAGAACCCGCTGACTGCCGAATTCGGTCCGCAGGATTTCGCCTATCTCTATAACAGCAAAAAGGATTTTATCGACACCGCAGCGGTCAATTACATCAAAACCGATGGGTTTGTTATAAAACCAATCGTTTTCACCTACGCGAAAGCAGGATTCTTCGAAAAGACCGCCGGGCACAAGAAAAAACTGCCCGTCGCCGCTGAACTCGCAGACAATCTTTTCGCCGTCTCTATGAGCATCGACGGACGCACCGGTTATAACCCAGTACTCGACAAACTCATTATCAATCTTTGTAAATGA
- a CDS encoding pyroglutamyl-peptidase I — MKVLVTCFDPFGGETVNSAQKAIDLLPSRVHFTRIITAQIPTKYDASVDEIKRLLTIHNPDALLMVGQAAGRTQPELERIGINWDSASTADNSGETRLNQKICEDGPDGLFSTMPIEKMVSACRENGFPCNISYSAGTFVCNHVLYSMLNYASDNQLPMKIGFLHLPATMEQALAKKYPFMESRTAAAVIKVLISAIDE, encoded by the coding sequence ATGAAAGTTTTAGTCACCTGTTTTGACCCTTTCGGCGGCGAGACCGTCAATTCCGCACAAAAGGCCATTGACCTTTTGCCGTCACGTGTACACTTCACGCGCATTATCACCGCACAGATTCCCACCAAATACGATGCCTCGGTTGATGAAATCAAACGCCTGCTGACAATTCACAATCCCGACGCACTGCTGATGGTCGGTCAGGCCGCCGGACGCACGCAGCCGGAACTCGAGCGCATCGGCATCAACTGGGACAGCGCTTCAACCGCCGACAACAGCGGCGAAACCCGTTTGAATCAAAAAATCTGCGAAGACGGACCGGACGGACTGTTTTCTACAATGCCGATTGAAAAAATGGTCTCGGCCTGCCGCGAAAACGGCTTCCCCTGTAATATCTCTTACTCCGCCGGAACATTTGTCTGTAATCATGTTTTATACAGCATGCTCAATTATGCATCGGACAACCAACTGCCCATGAAAATCGGATTTTTACATCTTCCCGCAACCATGGAACAGGCACTGGCGAAAAAATATCCCTTCATGGAATCGCGTACTGCAGCCGCCGTCATAAAGGTACTGATTTCAGCTATTGACGAGTAA
- a CDS encoding phosphoribosyltransferase family protein, whose amino-acid sequence MKNGTWFDRLISAFFPHKCIFCGKVCADLDYCGQCHPPFMKRRDMEFAGRRVPNADGFFAPFFYIKGVKKAVRDLKFNRKRQNAVILGEMMAHCCLGSDFGPVDFVTCIPQSEHSRRIREYNQSRLLAERIADVLGFPFCETMICLRHSTEQKQLTAAERAANIFGSFQLKHSVSVKKRSILLVDDVMTTGSTLSEATRVLKSAGAKEVFAVCAASVVFKREVEIKT is encoded by the coding sequence ATGAAAAACGGGACATGGTTTGACCGCCTGATCTCTGCATTTTTTCCGCATAAGTGCATCTTCTGCGGCAAGGTCTGTGCCGATCTCGACTACTGCGGACAATGCCATCCCCCTTTTATGAAACGCCGCGACATGGAATTTGCCGGGCGGCGCGTTCCCAATGCGGACGGATTTTTCGCCCCATTCTTTTACATAAAGGGCGTCAAAAAAGCGGTAAGGGATTTAAAATTCAATCGCAAACGGCAAAATGCCGTTATCCTCGGGGAAATGATGGCGCACTGCTGCCTCGGTTCCGATTTCGGGCCTGTGGATTTTGTGACCTGCATCCCCCAAAGCGAACACAGCCGGCGTATACGCGAATACAATCAATCGCGACTGCTGGCTGAGCGAATCGCCGATGTTCTGGGGTTTCCGTTTTGCGAAACCATGATCTGTCTGCGCCACTCCACCGAACAAAAACAACTGACCGCCGCCGAACGTGCTGCCAACATCTTCGGCAGTTTTCAATTAAAACACAGTGTCTCTGTTAAAAAACGTTCAATTCTGTTGGTAGATGACGTCATGACTACCGGTTCAACTCTTTCTGAGGCAACTCGAGTTTTAAAATCAGCAGGCGCAAAAGAGGTTTTCGCCGTCTGTGCAGCCTCGGTAGTCTTTAAACGGGAAGTTGAAATTAAAACCTGA
- a CDS encoding NCS2 family permease: MDKFFKIKERGSTTRTEIIAGITTFLAMAYILAVNPSILSASGMDKGAIFTATAVSAAFATILMGVFANYPIALASGMGLNAYFAYTVVPQIQAMGITDPWRVALTAILVEGIIFILLSIFKFREALVNGVPANLKYGITAGIGLFIAIIGLKGAGIVVANSSTLVDLGSLKTPQVVLAFVGILIIGILWHYKVKGSILIGILATWILGIIAELTGWYVVNIDAGVYSLIPSFADGLSVPSLAPTFFKFNFAFVGQHLMDFIIITFAFLFVDLFDTVGTVIGVASEGNLLDKDGKLPRAGRVLMTDAIGTVGGSMLGTSTVTSYVESTAGVAEGGKTGLTAIVTGLLFIVSLILSPIFLAIPGFATAPALIFVGLLMMKSVLKMDFTTDIADTVGGFLAICFMPFTYSIANGIMFGMLAWVILKLFTGKARDISAVMWVAFGLFVLRILTMVIPGLSI, encoded by the coding sequence TTGGACAAGTTTTTCAAGATCAAGGAACGCGGCTCGACGACACGCACCGAAATTATCGCCGGAATCACAACGTTCCTTGCGATGGCGTACATACTCGCCGTCAACCCGAGTATTCTGTCTGCCTCCGGTATGGACAAGGGCGCCATTTTTACGGCGACGGCCGTGTCCGCAGCGTTTGCGACCATCCTAATGGGCGTATTCGCAAATTATCCGATCGCGCTGGCCTCCGGCATGGGATTGAACGCTTATTTCGCCTATACCGTTGTCCCGCAGATTCAAGCCATGGGCATTACGGATCCATGGAGAGTAGCCCTGACCGCAATTCTGGTCGAGGGTATTATTTTTATTCTGCTCTCTATATTCAAATTCCGTGAAGCGCTTGTCAACGGTGTTCCTGCCAACCTCAAATACGGCATTACCGCCGGTATCGGTCTGTTTATCGCGATCATCGGCCTTAAAGGCGCCGGTATTGTGGTGGCCAACAGTTCCACGCTCGTTGATCTCGGCAGCTTAAAAACCCCGCAGGTCGTGCTTGCTTTTGTCGGTATTTTAATTATCGGCATTCTCTGGCATTACAAAGTAAAAGGCTCCATTTTGATTGGTATCCTCGCAACTTGGATTCTCGGCATCATTGCCGAACTGACAGGTTGGTATGTTGTAAACATTGATGCCGGTGTCTATTCCTTGATTCCGTCATTTGCGGACGGTTTGAGCGTTCCGTCTTTGGCGCCGACCTTCTTCAAATTTAATTTTGCGTTCGTCGGTCAGCATTTGATGGATTTCATCATCATTACGTTTGCCTTCCTGTTCGTCGACCTGTTTGACACGGTCGGAACGGTTATCGGCGTCGCATCAGAAGGCAATCTGCTCGATAAAGACGGCAAACTTCCGCGTGCCGGACGTGTCCTGATGACAGACGCGATCGGTACCGTCGGCGGCTCCATGCTCGGCACCTCGACCGTCACCAGCTATGTTGAGTCGACAGCCGGTGTCGCCGAGGGCGGTAAAACCGGTTTAACGGCGATCGTCACCGGTCTTTTGTTTATCGTCTCGCTGATTCTTTCCCCGATCTTCTTGGCTATTCCGGGCTTTGCAACGGCTCCGGCACTGATTTTTGTCGGTTTGCTGATGATGAAATCCGTCCTGAAGATGGACTTTACAACCGACATCGCCGATACGGTCGGCGGCTTCTTGGCGATCTGCTTCATGCCGTTCACCTATTCCATCGCAAACGGCATCATGTTCGGCATGCTGGCATGGGTTATCCTCAAGCTCTTCACCGGTAAAGCTAGGGACATCTCCGCAGTCATGTGGGTTGCGTTCGGACTCTTTGTTCTGAGAATTCTGACAATGGTCATTCCGGGACTTTCCATCTGA
- a CDS encoding sialidase family protein, with protein sequence MKVIEREEAFIRCEGDEFINGPSVAVCPRKDIPGSGDMILTFDRMDRRKSNLSTSIYRSSDGGRTWKFQSVFEHKFVYDLHGSSRRDGYGSVFSDDIRGTMLYFGTELYFDYGDPDSPSKKRKIYYRISFDNGFTWSDKRQIIQKGISSSGQMYDKTHYMHSVKFGANMATLVIPNLVRTKDLTLTLGVSSQAVDPGWNRIDYYGTGFMRSGAIKAKWNAADLGYNFEFGNWATIEVERSTRGLFEPVLSVVNGERIMMVARGSNAPYSTVEGCKFMLVSVDEGQTWSHPEPLLYDDGSIMYSSSSRARTFTHSDGRLFYIGVINEKNPVGNFPRYPLCIAEIDKYSCRVKKKTVTTIVTKPDDVDDTKTLFPVDFTGHWGYEQSDGKLVVLAPCRPNLSKFGGWLNKYVIEV encoded by the coding sequence ATGAAAGTCATCGAGCGCGAAGAGGCGTTTATCCGCTGCGAAGGCGATGAATTCATCAACGGACCTTCGGTCGCCGTATGCCCACGCAAGGATATCCCGGGAAGCGGTGATATGATTCTGACCTTCGACCGAATGGACCGCCGAAAGAGCAACCTTTCAACCTCAATCTATCGGTCTTCCGACGGCGGGCGAACCTGGAAATTTCAAAGCGTCTTTGAGCACAAATTCGTCTATGATCTGCACGGCAGCAGTCGGCGGGACGGCTACGGCTCGGTTTTTTCTGACGATATCCGCGGAACGATGCTCTATTTCGGCACCGAGTTGTATTTTGATTACGGTGATCCGGACAGTCCCTCCAAAAAGCGCAAGATCTATTATCGGATTTCGTTTGATAATGGCTTCACCTGGTCGGACAAACGCCAGATCATTCAAAAAGGCATCAGCAGTTCCGGTCAGATGTACGATAAAACCCACTATATGCACAGCGTCAAATTCGGCGCCAATATGGCGACCCTCGTGATTCCGAACCTTGTACGCACAAAAGACCTTACACTGACCCTCGGCGTCAGTTCACAGGCGGTCGATCCCGGCTGGAACCGCATCGATTACTACGGCACAGGTTTTATGCGCAGCGGAGCCATTAAAGCAAAATGGAACGCGGCGGATTTGGGATATAACTTCGAATTCGGTAACTGGGCAACAATCGAAGTTGAACGCTCTACGCGCGGTCTTTTCGAACCGGTCTTATCCGTGGTCAACGGCGAACGGATTATGATGGTCGCACGCGGCAGCAACGCCCCCTACTCCACCGTCGAGGGCTGCAAATTCATGTTGGTGTCGGTCGATGAGGGACAGACATGGAGCCACCCGGAACCTCTTCTCTACGACGACGGCAGCATCATGTATTCCTCCTCCAGCCGTGCACGCACGTTCACACACTCCGACGGACGATTATTTTATATCGGCGTAATCAACGAGAAAAATCCGGTGGGCAATTTCCCGCGTTATCCGCTTTGTATTGCCGAGATAGACAAATACTCCTGCCGCGTAAAAAAAAAGACAGTCACGACGATTGTGACCAAACCCGACGATGTCGACGATACCAAAACGCTGTTCCCCGTCGATTTCACCGGGCATTGGGGATATGAACAATCCGACGGAAAACTCGTCGTGCTTGCCCCCTGCCGCCCCAATCTTTCCAAGTTCGGCGGATGGCTCAATAAATACGTAATAGAAGTATAG
- a CDS encoding ATP-dependent RecD-like DNA helicase produces MRDIAGDLAGDFSGCVPCDSEDGLYEAEGVVDRVVFANEENGYHVVELLCGGDILTVVGEMPQLYPGERLKAIGKFVTHSSYGKQLEVQSSERRLPDNREDILRYLMSGAVKGIGPISAERIFDRFGDDTLFILENDPMQVAEVRGFSHKKAVAIAEELTKLFDLRRMLIYLSGYGLRPSESVKTIRVLGENTMQLVEDNPYILCCNAIGLDFARVDALAFERGFEYNNDNRLGAGVLHVLRHNLQNGHTCLPTDKLLGAAQTLLRCEPELAENALNSQMELGEILPVSFGVRQFCFLSKVFVAEKTIADRMRILSQIDTYAKPVSDAEIAELEKSVGITYENYQKEAIRTAVSHGACIITGGPGTGKTTILYAVLRLLQNRDLKVTLAAPTGRAAKRMSELVGWEATTIHRLLDSKVGNGDDRWLTFGRNEESPLDSDAVIIDEASMCDIFVMEGLLRAMRPDAKLILVGDADQLPAVGAGNIMRDLAGSGKIPLIRLTEIYRQAASSLIVVNAHRINSGEPPVLERKDGDFFFMPVRTETECVKTLVSLCSARLPARYGWSPFTDIQVLTPGRKGALGTIELNKKLQAVLNPPSGSPQYDYEGFSYRIGDKIMQTHNDYDIMWTRDGEAGIGLYNGDSGIVTGIDKAARLLYADFDGRQVCFTSQQLNELEPAYACTVHKSQGSEFEAVILPIFPAYSEQLMYRNLLYTAVTRAKKMLIIVGSEATVMKMVSNEKKALRYTGLKKFLLGLDEGAES; encoded by the coding sequence TTGAGGGATATTGCAGGAGACCTTGCGGGCGATTTCTCGGGCTGCGTTCCCTGCGACAGCGAGGATGGGCTTTACGAAGCGGAAGGGGTCGTTGACCGCGTCGTATTTGCCAACGAGGAAAACGGTTACCATGTCGTCGAACTGCTGTGCGGCGGTGACATTCTGACGGTTGTCGGCGAGATGCCGCAGCTCTACCCTGGCGAGCGTCTGAAAGCGATCGGCAAGTTTGTAACCCACTCTTCTTACGGCAAACAACTCGAGGTACAGTCCTCCGAACGCCGCCTGCCCGACAACCGCGAAGATATCCTTCGGTATCTGATGTCCGGTGCTGTCAAAGGCATCGGCCCCATCAGCGCCGAACGGATTTTCGACCGCTTTGGAGACGATACCTTATTTATATTGGAAAACGATCCGATGCAGGTTGCCGAAGTACGCGGATTTTCCCACAAAAAAGCCGTCGCAATCGCCGAAGAACTGACAAAGCTTTTTGATTTACGCAGAATGCTGATCTATCTCTCGGGATACGGTCTTCGTCCTTCGGAATCGGTTAAAACGATACGGGTACTCGGTGAAAACACGATGCAATTGGTCGAGGACAATCCCTACATCCTCTGCTGTAACGCCATCGGCCTCGATTTTGCGCGCGTTGATGCGCTTGCTTTTGAGCGCGGATTTGAATATAACAACGATAACCGATTGGGTGCGGGCGTCTTGCATGTGCTGCGTCATAACCTCCAGAACGGCCACACCTGCCTGCCGACCGATAAACTGCTCGGTGCCGCTCAAACACTTTTACGCTGCGAACCCGAACTGGCCGAGAACGCCCTGAACAGTCAGATGGAATTAGGTGAGATTTTACCTGTTTCTTTCGGCGTACGGCAATTTTGTTTTCTCTCCAAGGTTTTTGTGGCTGAAAAAACCATCGCCGACCGCATGCGGATTCTCTCTCAGATCGATACTTACGCAAAACCTGTCAGCGATGCAGAGATCGCCGAACTTGAAAAATCTGTCGGCATCACTTATGAGAATTATCAAAAAGAAGCCATCCGCACCGCAGTTTCGCACGGAGCCTGCATCATTACCGGCGGCCCCGGTACCGGTAAGACGACAATATTATATGCAGTACTTCGGCTTTTACAAAACCGCGATTTAAAAGTCACTCTTGCGGCGCCGACCGGACGTGCGGCCAAACGCATGAGCGAACTCGTCGGCTGGGAGGCCACCACCATCCACCGTCTGCTCGACAGCAAAGTCGGCAACGGCGATGACCGCTGGCTTACCTTTGGACGCAATGAAGAATCCCCGCTTGACAGCGATGCGGTTATCATCGATGAGGCTTCCATGTGCGACATCTTTGTGATGGAGGGACTACTGCGGGCGATGCGCCCGGACGCCAAACTGATTCTGGTGGGTGACGCTGACCAGCTGCCCGCCGTCGGTGCGGGCAATATCATGCGCGATCTGGCCGGAAGCGGTAAGATTCCGTTGATCCGGTTGACAGAGATCTACCGGCAGGCAGCGTCTTCGCTGATCGTGGTCAATGCCCACCGCATCAACAGCGGAGAACCGCCCGTATTGGAACGCAAAGACGGTGATTTTTTCTTTATGCCCGTCCGTACCGAGACCGAATGTGTCAAAACGCTGGTGTCTCTGTGCTCTGCCCGCCTGCCCGCCCGTTACGGCTGGTCACCCTTCACGGATATTCAAGTATTGACCCCCGGCAGAAAAGGCGCGTTGGGTACCATTGAATTGAATAAAAAACTTCAGGCTGTTTTAAATCCACCGAGCGGAAGCCCGCAATATGATTACGAGGGATTTTCTTATCGAATCGGCGATAAAATTATGCAAACGCACAATGATTATGATATAATGTGGACAAGGGACGGCGAGGCCGGCATCGGATTGTATAACGGCGACAGCGGAATCGTCACCGGTATCGACAAAGCCGCGCGTCTTTTGTATGCCGATTTCGACGGACGGCAGGTCTGTTTCACCTCACAGCAGCTCAACGAGCTTGAACCCGCCTATGCCTGCACGGTGCACAAATCCCAAGGCAGCGAATTCGAGGCCGTGATTCTTCCGATTTTTCCGGCCTATTCCGAACAACTGATGTACCGTAATCTGCTCTATACCGCCGTGACCCGTGCAAAAAAAATGCTGATCATTGTGGGCAGCGAGGCAACCGTGATGAAGATGGTATCCAACGAAAAAAAGGCGCTGCGCTATACCGGGTTAAAAAAATTTTTGCTTGGATTGGATGAAGGAGCGGAATCCTGA
- a CDS encoding rod shape-determining protein, producing MAYGFLGLNQHIAIDLGTATTKVFLRGKGILIDEPTVAAFSRETGEVIAIGEKASRMFGRNPGGIEVIKPLADGVISEFDVTEKLLRHYIKTICGDLRIFKPVVMVSVPARMTDVEARAVVDACDLAGAREVYLISEPVASAIGSGLDISKPHGIMVVDIGGGTTDIAVITLNGISATNSVNSAGNRFDSDIIKYIQRRYKLIIGAPTAERIKKEVGCAFYNGKRKTTIVKGRNFITGIPQAVEIGNDMLAEALAEAVSLIVDATKSVLERTPPELINDIKTDGILLSGGGSMLEGLDEYMSLHLNTPVIRALSPKDAVILGAAKALDNIDKFTPGARGYIDNVF from the coding sequence ATGGCATACGGCTTTCTCGGGTTAAATCAACATATTGCGATTGACCTCGGCACAGCCACCACAAAGGTATTTTTGCGCGGTAAGGGTATTCTGATCGACGAACCCACCGTTGCTGCCTTCAGCCGTGAAACCGGTGAGGTAATTGCCATAGGCGAAAAAGCCAGCAGGATGTTCGGACGCAACCCCGGCGGCATCGAGGTGATCAAACCGCTGGCGGACGGTGTAATCTCCGAATTTGACGTGACTGAGAAACTGCTGCGCCACTACATCAAAACCATCTGCGGTGACTTGCGTATTTTCAAGCCCGTCGTCATGGTTTCTGTGCCCGCCCGTATGACCGACGTTGAGGCCCGGGCGGTTGTTGACGCTTGCGATCTGGCAGGTGCGAGAGAGGTCTATCTGATCAGTGAACCGGTCGCTTCGGCAATCGGAAGCGGTCTTGACATTTCAAAACCACACGGTATTATGGTTGTTGATATCGGCGGCGGCACAACCGATATCGCGGTTATCACCTTGAACGGTATCAGCGCCACAAACTCGGTCAATTCAGCCGGAAATCGTTTTGACAGCGACATCATAAAATACATCCAACGCAGATATAAGTTAATTATCGGCGCACCGACCGCCGAACGCATTAAAAAAGAAGTCGGATGTGCGTTTTATAACGGAAAGCGTAAAACCACAATCGTCAAGGGCAGAAACTTTATTACCGGTATCCCTCAAGCGGTTGAAATCGGAAACGATATGCTTGCCGAAGCCCTTGCTGAAGCTGTCTCTCTGATCGTCGACGCAACAAAATCAGTGTTGGAACGCACTCCTCCGGAATTGATCAATGACATTAAGACCGACGGCATTTTACTCTCGGGCGGCGGCAGTATGCTGGAAGGATTGGACGAATATATGTCTCTGCACCTGAACACACCGGTGATCCGAGCGCTCAGCCCAAAAGATGCGGTTATTCTGGGCGCTGCAAAAGCACTGGACAATATCGATAAATTCACACCGGGTGCAAGAGGATATATCGACAACGTGTTTTAA